A region of Salvia splendens isolate huo1 chromosome 17, SspV2, whole genome shotgun sequence DNA encodes the following proteins:
- the LOC121773753 gene encoding O-fucosyltransferase 39-like: MAGALLLLLLFTPFSHAFPSLLSELNDPKPRHSRLLRSALERQTSAEQQAELWRPLPNQGWKPCLRQDSASTLPEKSQGYIQVFLDGGLNQQRMGICDAVALAKILNATLIIPHLEVNPVWKDSSTFDEIFDVDHFINVLKDDVFIVKELPDEYLWSTREYYAAAIRANRVKTAPVHASANWYLENVSPVLQSYGIAAVAPFSHRLAFDNMPKDIQRLRCKVNFQALVFVPHIRNLGDSLVSRIRYPLDTNKAGSVNYLTRVTDSKDKQGRGKFVVLHLRFDKDMAAHSACDFGGGKAEKLALAKYRQVIWQGRVLNSRFTDEELRSQGRCPLTPEEIGLLLAALGFDNRARLYLASHKVYRAMCGGEARISTLRSLFPLMEDKKSLASSDERAQIKGKASLLAAVDYYVSMHSDIFISASPGNMHNAEVGHRTYENMKTIRPNMALLGQLFLNKSLTWVEFHEGHKSWQGLLRLQRSQQSIYTCPAPDCMCSA; this comes from the exons ATGGCTGGAGCCCTTTTACTGCTGCTGCTTTTTACTCCTTTTAGCCATGCCTTTCCCTCACTTCTCTCG GAGTTGAATGATCCAAAACCACGACATTCTCGTTTACTTAGGAGTGCTCTGGAACGCCAAACT TCTGCGGAGCAACAAGCTGAACTATGGAGGCCTTTGCCCAACCAAGGATGGAAACCCTGTCTCCGACAAGACAGTGCCTCCA CGCTGCCAGAGAAATCTCAAGGGTATATTCAAGTGTTTCTCGATGGAGGACTAAACCAGCAGAGAATGGGT ATTTGTGATGCAGTTGCTCTTGCTAAAATTTTGAATGCAACACTCATAATTCCGCATCTTGAAGTAAATCCTGTTTGGAAAGATTCAAG CACATTTGATGAAATTTTTGACGTCGATCACTTCATTAATGTACTGAAAGATGACGTATTTATTGTCAAAGAGTTGCCCGATGAATACCTTTGGAGCACTCGGGAGTACTATGCTGCAGCGATTCGAGCTAACAGAGTAAAAACAGCACCCGTTCATGCTTCAGCTAACTGGTATTTGGAAAACGTCTCGCCTGTCCTGCAGAG CTATGGGATTGCTGCAGTTGCGCCTTTTTCCCACCGTTTGGCTTTCGACAATATGCCCAAGGACATCCAGAGACTACGGTGTAAGGTCAACTTCCAGGCTCTAGTCTTTGTTCCTCACATTAGGAATCTGGGCGATTCCCTTGTCAGTCGTATCAGGTATCCTCTCGACACCAACAAAGCTGGGAGCGTTAACTATCTCACAAGAGTAACTGATTCAAAAGACAAACAAGGGAGGGGAAAATTTGTTGTCCTTCACCTTCGTTTTGACAAG GATATGGCTGCTCACTCAGCCTGCGACTTTGGTGGAGGTAAGGCCGAAAAACTAGCTCTTGCCAAGTATCGACAAGTTATTTGGCAGGGAAGGGTGTTGAACTCTCGATTCACTGATGAGGAGCTGAGGAGTCAAGGGCGGTGCCCGTTGACCCCAGAAGAGATTGGATTGCTCCTAGCAGCATTGGGGTTCGACAACAGAGCACGCTTATATCTTGCTTCTCACAAGGTATATCGAGCAAT GTGTGGTGGGGAAGCGAGGATCTCGACCTTACGTAGTTTGTTTCCTCTTATGGAAGACAAGAAGAGCCTTGCCTCTTCAGATGAGAGAGCTCAAATCAAAGGAAAGGCCTCATTATTAGCTGCAGTTGATTACTATGTCAGCATGCACAGCGATATCTTCATCTCCGCCTCGCCTGGAAATATGCACAACGCTGAG GTTGGCCATCGAACATATGAGAATATGAAGACGATAAGGCCTAACATGGCGCTTCTAGGGCAGCTTTTCTTGAACAAGAGCCTCACTTGGGTCGAGTTTCATGAAGGGCATAAAAGCTGGCAAGGGCTACTTCGACTACAAAGGTCCCAACAGTCTATTTATACGTGCCCAGCTCCAGACTGTATGTGCAGTGCTTGA